A stretch of Brassica napus cultivar Da-Ae chromosome C6, Da-Ae, whole genome shotgun sequence DNA encodes these proteins:
- the LOC106360469 gene encoding uncharacterized protein LOC106360469, giving the protein MRQYLLLADGEERKIREDKVRKSVREVEKDPVTERIALRLEDPPIVTKDLNRGKGLVFGYETSDSTSAKSGSRGRQKLLGDAIRSEVSSSLVVFKPVDNLVQEMSRVFLGIVPTSGDPTVYKIGLFEATSSGKTKKRGKSRKRPYVKKRRLRKLGEEMEQEAGSSQSGSVSEGGSKKRISESENSDGRANWRKPNEAVPNEGLSNA; this is encoded by the coding sequence ATGCGCCAGTACCTCCTGTTGGCAGATGGTGAAGAAAGAAAAATCAGAGAGGATAAAGTCAGGAAGTCGGTGAGGGAGGTAGAGAAAGACCCAGTGACAGAACGGATTGCTCTCAGATTGGAAGATCCTCCTATTGTAACTAAAGACCTTAACAGAGGTAAAGGTCTGGTTTTTGGTTATGAAACATCTGACTCAACGTCGGCGAAGTCAGGAAGCAGAGGCCGTCAGAAGCTCCTTGGAGATGCAATCAGATCAGAAGTTTCCTCGTCGTTGGTAGTCTTTAAGCCAGTTGATAATCTGGTGCAAGAAATGTCTAGGGTCTTTCTTGGGATAGTACCCACTTCTGGTGATCCGACGGTTTATAAGATTGGTCTTTTTGAGGCCACATCTTCCGGGAAAACTAAGAAGAGAGGGAAATCTAGGAAAAGGCCTTACGTAAAGAAAAGAAGACTGAGGAAGCTGGGAGAGGAAATGGAGCAGGAGGCTGGGTCGAGCCAGTCTGGGTCTGTTAGTGAAGGTGGGAGTAAGAAAAGAATTTCAGAATCAGAAAACAGTGATGGAAGAGCTAACTGGCGGAAGCCAAACGAGGCGGTCCCAAATGAGGGACTGTCCAACGCGTAA